In Fragaria vesca subsp. vesca linkage group LG1, FraVesHawaii_1.0, whole genome shotgun sequence, the sequence GATTTTGAGGGTTCCTGTGATTCTTGATAAGGTATATACGAGGTGGCAATAGCTTGTTGAAAAGGTTATTTGGAACGTGGAGGTTTGTGTACCTTACACGTGGTGCGGTGCAGATTGTGGAACTTGCTAGACACGTAGGGAAACACTGAAATAATTGAGAGGTGTGTTGCCACCGGTTTTGATTGTCTGAAGTGCTTGGGTTCATATTTCATCAATTTCAGTTTTCTTCGTAAGAGAGCTAAGATCAGAGCATCTCTAGTAGTATTGATAAATTTAAAAAAAATTAGAGATTTATCAATTTTTAAATGAATCTTTACTGCAGCAGTATATACTTAAGAAGTTGATAAATTTAAAAATTGATAGAGAAAATTGATAAATTTATCAATCTTGGGGAGATAATTAACTAAAACTTAGCTAATGTATACAATTTAGCAATACTGCTAGAGCAAAAGTTCAAAAATGGCTATTTTAAATCTAAATGTTGACAAATTTAGCAATAAATTTAACTCTATTGCTGGAGATGCTCACGACGTAAATAATATAAAAACATGATGATCAAACATATGAATTGTTATAAACGGTTAAGATTGTGTCGTGTAAATACACGTCGTGCATACAAGAATTTTCATTCTTTGTACTAGTATATGTATATTATAAAATCGACAATAATAGTAAATGCGTATTAAGTTTAATTTCGAAGAACATTAATTTACTTTAAAGAGTGCATAGTGGATACATTTTGCTTCACGGAAGTCTACATACCTAGTATTAGTCTATTTACCACACTTCAGTAAAATTAAAAGACGTAAATATCCCACATTTTCTTCCATTTTTACCTTAAGAAGAAAGAAGTATGATGATCGAATAAAAGAAAGCTTGGAGATGAAGAAAACATGATCGTGATCGATTTGGATACAAGAGCACTCTTGGAAAGGAAGTAAAAGCAATTTGTGGCTGTAGCTTGAAAGAAGAAGCAAAGTTGTCAAGAAGCATTAGGCTTGTAATTTTCCTTGGCTGAGACAAAACCAAGAAATATCGTGATCAATGCCGACATGGTTCCAAAATGAGTCAATTCTGAACCCCCACACATTTCTTAGTCATCGTCCCCATACATGGAAGCAATGTAAATCATCTATTTGACACCCCTATCCAGTTGGTCTGAATTAAGCCCACACCGGTCAAAATCCCACTTATTACGATAGGCCCAAACGGCGAACAATTCACGCTATTTGATAAGAGTTATATCTAAAACTGATCATAAATTTTTTGATTAATTACTGACCAGGTGATCAGGACTATTAAACAGTAGGTGTCATACGCTACTTAGTTCAAAATTGACATTTGAGAGGAACAGTTCTTCTTTGCATTATAACTTATAAGCACTGTGTAGTTGACTATTCCACATTCTGCTCACTGTAGGTAAGATCCCAACCAGTTTAGACTAGTAGTAGTTTCACGTCCTAATCCAGTTTAGGCTAGGAGTAGTATCACAGTATGGTTGGTGTTTTAAGTTAAGAAAGTTGCTAGTCTCTACAACTTTACACATGAATGGGGTGTTATCCGTGCAACTCGTGCATTCATTCAAATTAGTGATGATAATTTCACTGTAAATGCTAGCTTATTTGTCCAGAACCCATCAACCAGATTCTTCAGGTTACTGATTATTCAACATGTTCCATTCAAGATAAAACTCAATACTTTCATATATTGTATGATCTGAATGATGAATAAGAATAAGCAATGGCATATAGATTTATAGATAACAATGAGAATTTCGCAAACATGATACATCACACAGTTAAATATAGAACTTGTGTTTCCAAACAGAAACACAGTAGTAATCATACTATAACAGGAGGAGACACCTCTCTATCAAAATATCCAGTTTCCCTCCTTTGTTGATACAAAAGAAAATGAAGATCCACACATTTCTGGCAAGCGAACAATTGACAAATGACATGGGAATATTACAGTCATCAATTTGTCATCCTTCAACTTAAACACCGGGAATGCCATTACGGGTGTGCTGTCGCCACCAGAAGCTTACAGTATGGTACAACAAGAATTGGTCTTCTTTGCCTGCTTGTAGAACATCTGTTTGGACAAAAGAAAAACCCCACTATCATCAGGCTATCACATTAGAAACAAAAACAGGGCCAAGCATTAAAATAGAAAAGTGGACAGTCTAACTTCTGTTGAAAAACATTTGACTGGGTTTCAGACTATACAATCTAAAATCTAAATCCAACCCTTCTAACAGGCAGAAATGTATTTTTGATAAACTGTGCATCCACAAATGCGACAGGAAATCAACTCGACCACATCCTTAGGTGCTTTATATTCACTCAATATATTGCACTCAATTTGAAAACCTAGGCACCGACTTATCCTCAATATAGAAGACGTACGATCTTCAAATTATAGCTACTTTAACAATAACAGCTTATGCAGATGATGCTACGCACTATGTCAGTGTACACACTATGCACCGGCAACTGAAAAATAACACAACAATTGTCAGTACCTGTGATGCTGTGCTAAGATCCGAACTCTTTTCAACCAAGCTGTCCAGTTTCTCACCTCGTGCAAGTACACTATCAATAGTTTTATGCTGCACCAAAGAAAGGAACAAAATAAAAGCCACGTCAGTAGTGTAAAAGGTGAACAATCTGATACTGCATATGGTAGGTGGAGGTACTATAGCGTTTTTTTTTTTTTTTTGGGTCAGAAGAAGACGAGTTAGAACATAAAAATGTCCCGGCTCTTATACAGGAATTGTGGAGCAGATATATACAAAAAATACAAATAAAATGGATCCAGTGCTAGAAAGATCATAAAGACGGGCAATAATTAACGTGATCAAGAAGTAGCTGAAGGCACAAAACTCACGAGAATAATCTTTGTTTCATCCAATTCCCTCTGAATTTTCAACAACTTATCAGCTTCTGCAGGGTCCTGAAATTTGAAGATAAAGTATGTAAGAAAAAAGAAATGATTATAGTCGTAGCTCATTAACTTTCATCTGCTAAATTTTCTTACCATTCCAGGCTATATATGATGAAAAATAAAACAGATTTACAGACACACCTGGAATTTGGTTAGAGCCTCATTTAGGTAAGGCCAGGATTCAGTGCTGTCCTCTTGCGCAGTCCTCCAAGATTCACCAAATTTCTTCTGGTACTCATCTAACACCTGGAAATCATAGCAATTGATTCCTTATCAGATAAGCAAGATTAAATAAGTTCCGCAAATTTTCAACAATTCAAAGTATATTCAACCCTCAATGTCCCATTGGGTGTGGTCAGTTTCCTATTCGCAAAACTAGACATATTTGAAATCACAAAGCTTCAGTACTACATTACTAGTTAAACGGTGACGGCCATTGAAACATGCTTCAAAATCCAACTAAAAGCTCCATTCACAAACTAATACAACCTAATCCAGACAAGTAAGCGAAATATTTAAAATCAAAAGCGAAACGAAACAACACAAAAGAAAATCAAGTCACCTGGTTGAGCAGCGAAAACGCACTCCTTACTGGATAGTGATCATCCATGAATCCCAATGCACAGAGACCATTGCTGTTGTAAGCATGCACTTTATACTCTAAAAAAACAAAAACAAAACTCAGATTCCATAATCATTAACCTCATATTACAATTTTAATCACCACAATTAATATCCATAAATACAAAATTGAAATTCCAACTTCGATTCAGATCGCAATGAAATCATAATCAAACGGACCTTCGTGTTTGACAGACTGGCGTTGACCTTGAGGGGTGCGTTTGGCGACGGTGCGGCCGACGAAGACGATGAACTCCTTGACGCTGGACCTCTGGAAGAAGCCGAAATGGCTGGTGTCGGAGGCGTTGGCCAGTATGACCGGGTCGGATCCTTCCGGGCTGCACTTGAGGACCAGCAGCGCCGTGACCTTCATCGTTTTCCGAGAGAGAGAGAGATTAGGTTTTCGAATTGAAAATTTTGGGGGATTTCTAGGGATCGCGAAGAAGAAAAGGAGAAGCGAATAGGGGGTTGGGATCTGGTGCTTCTTATAGATTCGCTTTTCTTAATGGCTTTTGTGAAAATTCTCTACGCTAAGTAAACAAAGCGAAATTGGACCCTATGGTTCTTTTGTTCTAATCGGATTCAATGTTAGGTCTGTCAATGAGTCGTGTTTTGGTCCCAAAAGTAAGCCCAATTAAAAACCATGGCGATTTGGTCTGAAACGATGTATGATTATCTGATTTCACCTGATATTATGATTAACGTTTTGGTCTCAAATGTCGTGTGATGTCTTATTAGAGCAAATGCACCCATTTTTGGGTGGGTTAGACCAATTTTTAACCTGGGTTAATAAATTATTTATCTAAATTAGTCTTTAGTCTTTTGTTCGACAATACAACAACGAAATCGATCATAAGACTAATTACTATTCACATTTTATATAGATTGTCAAATCTTGATATGAACGACCCCATATTAAAGAATCATTTGGAAAAAGTTGTCAGCCTCATGTGCATGTTTATTTCCCATGTGCAATTTGGTCTCACATACGTCTAGTGGAGAAATTGGTCTTGGACTGAGAGATGGGTTAGTCCTTAACTCAGACCACAGTCCATCATGGTAAGACCCGCATGGGGCCTAGTATCAACCTAGTCTAATTTTGTGTTGCTGGATGTAGTTTTTAGTCTAACCTCTCAGTCCAACCCATGCAAATGGTCATCTGCTGCATTTGCTCTTAGTATATGATTTTCTTAGTTACGTTTGACTCGTGTCAAATTTACGTAAGTCTTAACTCGTGCATTTGCATATACGTTACATATCTCTTACTAATCTTATTCATTCTCTGTTCATATCCATTAAGGTGTGTGTCATGTATGATAATTCTATACATCTATTTAATCTAGCTAAGGAGCTATTATTAGGGTTTGTAGGAGGTGAATTTTCATATTGCATCTTTGATACTCGGTTCAATCATGAATCATATATGTATGTTATGTTGGTACCTTGTTTGTCACGTAATGAAAAGAACACGTATATATGTGTGTAAATGGTCTTACGTTGTAATGAAACGAGGCACGCGAGACGATGGACAAACATGTACGAGTAATTAGTGATGGAACGTTATGAATAATGAGTTACGAGTATTGGAACATTATGTCAACTCGGTTTGGAACAAGAAACTGATGAGTGAGACAAGGATATGGTAATGCAGGGCTTGAAAAGAAAAAAAGTAAAACCTCCAGAACCAATGCAGCTAATTACAGAAAAGGCAGAGGTTTCCAAAAACCGTTGAGGCTTGGAAGGTTACGAATGCCTGGTTTGCCGCGAAAGCTCGTACAAAACCAAACTGATCAAACTCATCTCTCACTCTAACAAGAATAGTAAATACAGGAATTTTGACTTAACCAAATTACAAACTGGTTTTGGCCTTTAATAGCAAATCCTATACTTCTATTAATGCGATAAATGAGCGAAAGCAATTTAGCAAAGGCAAAAAACCAGAGACACCACAATATACCTTTTTTTGGGGGTAAATTTAATTCAATCACCTCTTACCTATTTTCCCTCAACCCCCACGATTTCCTTCTCTCTCTCATCTCATGCATTTGACATTCCCTTGAGAGTTTTCCTTGGCAAACTTGAAGGGGAATGTTAGAATCCTCCGGAAGTAAGTTGTCTCTCTTTTTCCTTGAATGTTGTTCATGCATGTTTATGATCTTATAGCGTTTGGATGTGAATCTGTGTTCGTTTATATCTGATCAAGATTTGGAATGTGTGACAGAATCAGGAGATATGATGAGAAGTTTGCTTCTCATCTCCCTGTTGATCCATTCGGCATTAGGCCAGAAAGGAGGGCCAGAGCCTCCAAAAACCAAATGGCTGACGTTAAATGGTAAGAACAAACTTTGTATCCGTTTATATTTTCCGGTACGTACG encodes:
- the LOC101307821 gene encoding VAMP-like protein YKT61-like isoform 2, producing MKVTALLVLKCSPEGSDPVILANASDTSHFGFFQRSSVKEFIVFVGRTVAKRTPQGQRQSVKHEEYKVHAYNSNGLCALGFMDDHYPVRSAFSLLNQVLDEYQKKFGESWRTAQEDSTESWPYLNEALTKFQDPAEADKLLKIQRELDETKIILHKTIDSVLARGEKLDSLVEKSSDLSTASQMFYKQAKKTNSCCTIL
- the LOC101307821 gene encoding VAMP-like protein YKT61-like isoform 1; this encodes MKVTALLVLKCSPEGSDPVILANASDTSHFGFFQRSSVKEFIVFVGRTVAKRTPQGQRQSVKHEEYKVHAYNSNGLCALGFMDDHYPVRSAFSLLNQVLDEYQKKFGESWRTAQEDSTESWPYLNEALTKFQDPAEADKLLKIQRELDETKIILHKTIDSVLARGEKLDSLVEKSSDLSTASQVLTIVVLFFSCRCIVCTLT